A genomic stretch from Saccharomyces paradoxus chromosome XVI, complete sequence includes:
- the PRP4 gene encoding U4/U6-U5 snRNP complex subunit PRP4 (Splicing factor~similar to YPR178W): MSKGIALENLPVDLQHRGVTQNESTADILSQLPHERLQAVLEKIPEDDLEVRNLLLILKKPEVVENEDVQQRRMRLAEMLMADEIDPGSINNTEGINGEEEDEEDDEEFFTPATSELIQARKFLIKYSLDRSRKRLQKEMERHQKFNTRQELLSRRTELRRMANLELAGSQLLSTKPISAVSLSPDDMVVATGSWAGDLRVLNSQTLQPLTQKLDSHVGKIGAIDWHPDSNNQMVSCGEDGLIKNFQYLYEEGELRLLGDLVGHERRVSDVKYHPSGKFIGSASHDMTWRLWDASTHQELLLQEGHAKGVFSLSFQCDGSLVCSGGMDSLSMLWDIRSGSKVMTLAGHSKPVYSVAWSTNGYQVATGGGDGLINVWDIRKRDEGQLNQILAHRNIVTQVQFSKDDGGKKFVSCGYDNLINVYSSDTWLKMGSLEGHTDKIISLDISSDSHFLVTGGWDRSIKLWN; the protein is encoded by the coding sequence ATGAGTAAAGGTATTGCACTTGAAAACCTTCCAGTTGATTTACAACATAGAGGAGTCACACAAAACGAAAGCACTGCTGATATACTGAGCCAGCTGCCACATGAACGATTACAAGCCGTCCTAGAAAAGATACCAGAAGATGATCTTGAGGTGAGAAACTTGCTTTTAATTCTGAAAAAACCGGAAGTAGTGGAGAATGAAGATGTACAACAGCGAAGAATGCGGTTGGCTGAAATGCTAATGGCTGACGAAATTGATCCTGGTAGTATTAATAACACGGAAGGGATAAacggtgaagaagaagatgaggaagacgatgaagagTTCTTTACTCCAGCAACATCTGAACTCATCCAGGCGAGAaagtttttgataaaatattCACTTGATAGATCTCGAAAGAGGTTACAGAAAGAGATGGAAAGACATCAAAAGTTCAATACAAGACAAGAATTACTTAGTCGGCGTACGGAACTACGACGTATGGCTAATTTAGAGCTCGCTGGTTCTCAATTGTTATCTACAAAGCCTATTTCAGCAGTTTCTTTATCTCCCGATGACATGGTTGTCGCAACTGGAAGCTGGGCAGGTGATCTTCGGGTATTAAATTCTCAAACACTGCAGCCGTTGACGCAAAAACTCGATTCTCACGTAGGAAAAATTGGGGCTATAGATTGGCATCCTGATTCAAACAACCAAATGGTTTCATGCGGGGAAGACGGGCTCATCAAAAACTTTCAATATTTATACGAAGAGGGCGAACTTAGATTATTGGGAGATCTCGTGGGACATGAAAGACGCGTTTCTGATGTGAAATACCACCCTAGTGGCAAATTTATAGGCAGCGCCTCTCACGATATGACTTGGAGACTTTGGGATGCATCAACACATCAGGAACTATTACTACAAGAAGGCCATGCTAAGGGCGTATTTAGTCTGTCTTTTCAATGCGATGGGTCTCTTGTTTGTAGCGGTGGCATGGACTCCCTTTCAATGCTATGGGACATACGATCTGGAAGTAAAGTGATGACCCTAGCAGGACACTCCAAGCCTGTTTACTCCGTAGCTTGGTCAACAAACGGGTACCAAGTAGCCACTGGTGGTGGTGATGGATTAATTAATGTTTGGGACATCAGAAAACGTGATGAAGGTCAATTAAATCAAATATTGGCGCATCGTAACATCGTTACGCAAGTgcagttttcaaaagacGACGGCGGCAAGAAATTTGTCTCTTGTGGTTATGATAATTTGATCAATGTGTATAGTAGTGATACATGGTTAAAAATGGGAAGTCTAGAAGGTCACACTGATAAAATTATAAGTTTGGATATTTCAAGCGATTCTCATTTTTTAGTGACCGGTGGTTGGGATAGGTCTATTAAGCTCTGGAATTGA
- the HDA3 gene encoding Hda3p (Subunit of the HDA1 histone deacetylase complex~similar to YPR179C): MDLLRILDTKPIPTIVDATTLGISGNISGDYWLPTTMSLYQKELTDQIVSLHYSDILRYFETSHYKEDVILESMRTMCLNGSLVATHPYLLIDHYMPKSLITRDVPAHLAENSGKFSVLRDLINLVQEYETETAIVCRPGRTMDLLEALLLGNKVHIKRYDGHSIKSKQKPNDFSCTVHLFSSEGVSFSKYPIKSKARFDMLICLDTTVDTSQKDIQYLLQYKRERKGLERYAPIVRLVAINSIDHCTLFFGKKFDKNSRQYLENVTAAMVILRDRLGTLPPDLRPIYSQKLHYLVEWLENPTVPWPLPDIYPLKQYTSMDVERSLLTEVHFKKSDDQLEDAFANCSKKRGRHGANKTTSSTAVGIEDNDIPSFYSTKRLKNDYYTNPLKQDMTQLTGITTADNSSNVNYHLSSGIITHKLIQSMGEVYMDICVQKQELNDYSCLDNLQNDHLEFFSNEDGKIIKEYESILRTNNDNLNRSHELEVENNSKFSQIETLEKDIGVLKGNLIAQGETFSNLKDAFVKTENIQDEIEKEERISKSRDTEKKYMEQEIKRAVDALSENEEEVRKLGDKKRELENELKLKFKNSEISKKELNEKIDVLRKEINFENDLNKELLGQLSKTMDNLENLTIPRVRTQNGNTKKKSKTKNQAIYK; the protein is encoded by the coding sequence ATGGATTTACTACGTATTTTAGACACAAAACCGATACCCACAATTGTTGATGCTACTACTCTGGGAATCTCAGGAAATATTTCCGGTGATTATTGGCTACCAACTACAATGTcactttatcaaaaagaacTCACAGATCAGATAGTTTCATTGCACTACTCTGATATTTTGAGATATTTCGAAACTTCACATTATAAAGAGGATGTCATCCTCGAATCTATGAGAACCATGTGTTTAAACGGTTCACTAGTAGCAACCCATCCATACCTGCTAATAGACCATTATATGCCTAAATCGTTAATAACCCGTGACGTTCCTGCACACTTGGCAGAAAATAGTGGTAAGTTTAGCGTTTTGAGAGATCTTATAAATCTTGttcaagaatatgaaaCTGAAACGGCCATTGTTTGTAGGCCTGGGAGAACAATGGATTTACTGGAAGCCCTACTATTGGGAAACAAGGTACATATCAAAAGATACGACGGTCATTCTATTAAGTCAAAGCAAAAGCCAAATGACTTCTCGTGTACAgttcatttattttcttctgaagGAGTAAGTTTCTCAAAATACCCGATAAAATCCAAGGCTCGATTCGACATGCTGATCTGCTTAGATACTACAGTGGATACGAGTCAAAAGGATATTCAGTATCTGTTGCAATATAAGAGAGAGAGGAAAGGTTTAGAGAGATATGCTCCAATCGTTAGGCTAGTGGCCATCAATTCGATTGATCATtgtactttattttttggtaaGAAATTTGACAAGAACAGTAGACAATATTTGGAGAACGTCACTGCAGCTATGGTAATTTTGAGGGATCGATTGGGCACACTTCCACCTGATTTGAGGCCCATTTATTCACAAAAGCTACACTACTTAGTAGAATGGCTAGAAAACCCAACAGTACCGTGGCCTCTGCCAGATATCTACCCTTTAAAACAATATACTTCCATGGATGTAGAAAGGTCTTTGTTAACGGAGGtacatttcaaaaaatcagatGACCAATTAGAAGATGCTTTTGCCAACTGTTCCAAGAAGAGGGGACGCCATGGTGCTAATAAAACAACATCTTCAACTGCTGTCGGAATTGAGGATAATGACATTCCAAGTTTTTACTCTACCAAAAGGTTAAAAAATGACTATTACACGAACCCTTTAAAACAAGACATGACGCAACTAACAGGTATTACTACAGCTGACAATTCCTCGAACGTAAATTACCATTTATCAAGTGGAATCATAACGCACAAACTGATTCAATCAATGGGGGAAGTGTATATGGATATTTGCGTGCAAAAACAGGAGCTGAATGATTACTCCTGCCTAGATAATTTGCAAAATGATCATTTAGAGTTCTTCTCAAACGAAGATGGGAAAATTATCAAAGAATACGAAAGTATATTACGaacaaataatgataacTTAAATAGGTCTCATGAACTAGAAGTTGAAAACAATTCGAAATTTTCTCAAATCGAAACGTTGGAAAAGGACATTGGAGTCTTGAAGGGAAATTTAATAGCCCAGGGTGaaacattttcaaatctaaAGGACGCATTTGTCAAGACTGAGAATATACAAGATGAGATcgagaaagaagaaagaataagCAAATCAAGGGATACCGAGAAGAAATACATGGAAcaagaaatcaaaagagCTGTCGATGCTCTAAGCGAAAATGAGGAGGAGGTACGTAAACTCGGTGACAAAAAGAGAGAATTAGAGAATGAGTTGAAActgaaattcaaaaattcagaaatcTCTAAAAAAGAACTGAATGAGAAAATTGACGTTTTGAGGAAGGAAATAAATTTTGAGAATGATCTCAATAAAGAATTACTGGGCCAATTATCGAAGACGATGGACaacttggaaaatttaACTATTCCACGAGTTCGTACTCAAAATGGcaacaccaaaaaaaaatccaagaCAAAAAACCAGgcaatatataaataa
- the AOS1 gene encoding E1 ubiquitin-activating protein AOS1 (Subunit of heterodimeric nuclear SUMO activating enzyme E1 with Uba2p~similar to YPR180W): protein MAMKGEKLSEDEIALYDRQIRLWGMAAQANMRSAKVLLINLGAIGSEITKSIVLSGIGHLTILDGHKVTEEDLGSQFFIGSEDVGQWKIDVTKERIQDLNPRVELNFDKQALQEKDKGFFQQFDLVVATEMKADEAIKINKLTRKLNIPLYVAGSNGLFAYIFVDLIEFISEDEKLQSVRPTIAGPISNNRSIIEVTTRKDEEDEKKTYERIKTKNSYRPLDEVLSTATLKEKMTQRQLKRVTSILPLTLSLLQHELNQKSKTISFEQMKTDAAVWCEHLGVPATVINDEYTQQFIKQKGIEFAPVAAIIGGAVAQDVINILGKRLSPLNNFIVFDGITLDMPLFEF, encoded by the coding sequence ATGGCTAtgaaaggagaaaaattaagtgaagatgaaattgcTCTATACGATAGACAAATTCGTCTATGGGGAATGGCAGCACAAGCCAATATGAGATCAGCGAAAGTGCTGCTAATCAATCTTGGAGCAATTGGCTCTGAAATCACTAAGAGTATCGTTCTTAGTGGTATAGGGCATTTAACAATATTGGATGGACACAAGGTGACCGAAGAAGATTTGGGTTCTCAATTCTTCATTGGCTCCGAAGATGTCGGCCAATGGAAGATTGATGtcacaaaagaaagaattcAAGACTTGAACCCCCGTGTGGAGTTAAACTTTGATAAGCAGGCcttgcaagaaaaagataaaggaTTCTTTCAGCAGTTTGATTTAGTCGTTGCTACAGAAATGAAGGCTGATGAAGCAATTAAAATTAACAAATTAACTCGAAAATTAAACATTCCATTATATGTTGCTGGTTCTAATGGATTATTTGCGTATATTTTTGTCGATTTGATTGAATTTATTTCAGAGGACGAAAAATTGCAAAGTGTGAGACCTACTATTGCCGGTCCCATTTCAAACAATAGAAGTATCATAGAAGTTACCACTagaaaagatgaagaagatgaaaaaaaaacgtaTGAACGGATCAAGACCAAGAACAGCTATAGGCCATTGGACGAGGTCTTAAGCACAGCAAcattaaaggaaaaaatgacgCAAAGACAATTAAAACGAGTCACCAGTATCTTGCCGTTAACCCTGTCATTATTACAGCATGAGCTCAATCAAAAGAGCAAGACTATAAGCTTTGAACAAATGAAAACAGATGCAGCTGTATGGTGCGAACATCTGGGTGTTCCAGCGACAGTGATAAACGACGAATACACTCAACAGTTTatcaaacaaaaaggaattGAATTTGCTCCTGTTGCGGCTATTATAGGGGGCGCTGTTGCGCAGGATGTCATTAACATCCTGGGTAAAAGGCTATCTCCattgaataatttcattgtttttgatGGTATTACTTTAGACATGCCACTTTTTGAATtctaa
- the SEC23 gene encoding GTPase-activating protein SEC23 (GTPase-activating protein, stimulates the GTPase activity of Sar1p~similar to YPR181C) has protein sequence MDFETNEDINGVRFTWNVFPSTRSDANSNVVPVGCLYTPLKEYDELNVAPYNPVVCSGPHCKSILNPYCVIDPRNSSWSCPICNSRNHLPPQYTNLSQENMPLELQSTTIEYITNKPVTVPPIFFFVVDLTSETENLDSLKESIITSLSLLPPNALIGLITYGNVVQLHDLSSETIDRCNVFRGDREYQLEALTEMLTGQKPTGPGGAPSHLPNAMNKVTPFSLNRFFLPLEQVEFKLNQLLENLSPDQWSVPAGHRPLRATGSALNIASLLLQGCYKNIPARIILFASGPGTVAPGLIVNSELKDPLRSHHDIDSDHAQHYKKACKFYNQIAQRVAVNGHTVDIFAGCYDQIGMSEMKQLTDSTGGVLLLTDAFSTAIFKQSYLRLFAKDEEGYLKMAFNGNMAVKTSKDLKVQGLIGHASAVKRTDANNISESEIGIGATSTWKMASLSPYHSYAIFFEIANTAANSNPMMSAPGSADRPNLAYTQFITTYQHSSGTNRIRVTTVANQLLPFGTPAIAASFDQEAAAVLMARIAVHKAETDDGADVIRWLDRTLIKLCQKYADYNKDDPQSFRLAPNFSLYPQFTYYLRRSQFLSVFNNSPDETAFYRHIFTREDTTNSLIMIQPTLTSFSMEDDPQPVLLDSISVKPNTILLLDTFFFILIYHGEQIAQWRKAGYQDDPQYADFKALLEEPKLEAAELLVDRFPLPRFIDTEAGGSQARFLLSKLNPSDNYQDMARGGSTIVLTDDVSLQNFMTHLQQVAVSGQA, from the coding sequence ATGGACTTCGAGACTAATGAAGACATCAACGGGGTCCGTTTCACCTGGAACGTGTTTCCCTCTACCAGAAGCGACGCTAACAGCAACGTTGTCCCCGTTGGCTGCTTGTACACTCCTTTGAAGGAGTACGACGAATTGAACGTTGCCCCATACAATCCAGTTGTGTGTTCCGGTCCGCACTGTAAGTCGATTCTAAATCCTTACTGTGTGATTGATCCGCGTAATTCATCCTGGAGTTGTCCCATCTGTAACTCCAGGAACCATTTGCCTCCACAGTACACCAACTTATCGCAGGAAAACATGCCGCTAGAGTTACAGTCCACCACCATTGAGTACATCACTAACAAGCCCGTCACCGTCCCCcccattttcttctttgttgtGGATCTGACTTCCGAAACGGAGAATCTCGACTCGCTGAAGGAGTCTATCATCACTTCGTTGTCTCTATTACCCCCCAACGCACTGATTGGGTTGATCACTTATGGGAACGTTGTTCAATTGCACGATCTGTCCAGCGAAACCATTGACAGGTGCAACGTGTTCAGAGGCGACAGAGAGTACCAGCTCGAGGCGTTGACCGAAATGTTAACGGGCCAAAAGCCTACCGGCCCCGGTGGTGCTCCATCTCATCTACCGAACGCCATGAACAAAGTCACGCCCTTTTCCTTGAATAGGTTCTTCCTGCCCTTGGAACAGGTCGAGTTTAAACTGAATCAACTGCTCGAAAATCTGTCTCCAGATCAATGGTCTGTCCCAGCAGGTCATAGACCATTAAGAGCTACAGGTTCCGCTTTGAATATTGCGTCTTTGCTTTTACAGGGCTGTTACAAGAACATCCCTGCAAGAATCATTCTTTTCGCCTCCGGTCCAGGTACCGTGGCCCCAGGTTTGATTGTTAACTCGGAGTTAAAAGACCCTTTGAGATCTCACCACGACATCGATTCGGATCACGCGCAACATTACAAGAAGGCCTGCAAGTTCTATAACCAGATTGCTCAAAGGGTTGCCGTCAATGGACACACTGTTGATATCTTTGCCGGTTGTTACGATCAAATCGGTATGTCTGAAATGAAACAATTGACCGACTCTACTGGAGGCGTATTATTGCTAACCGATGCGTTCTCCACTGCGATCTTCAAACAGTCTTACTTGAGACTGTTTGCcaaggatgaagaagggTATTTGAAGATGGCTTTCAACGGTAATATGGCAGTCAAGACAAGTAAAGACTTGAAGGTACAAGGTTTGATTGGACATGCCTCCGCTGTAAAGAGGACAGACGCCAATAATATCAGTGAATCTGAAATCGGTATCGGTGCAACGTCTACTTGGAAGATGGCTTCCTTATCACCTTATCACTCGTACGCAatcttctttgaaattgcGAACACTGCGGCTAATTCTAACCCAATGATGTCTGCCCCTGGCTCAGCAGATAGACCTAATCTAGCATATACTCAATTCATCACTACTTATCAACACTCCTCCGGTACCAACCGTATTAGAGTCACCACCGTGGCAAACCAACTCTTGCCATTCGGCACTCCCGCCATTGCAGCTTCCTTTGATCAAGAGGCAGCTGCCGTTTTGATGGCCCGTATTGCTGTACACAAGGCTGAAACTGATGATGGAGCTGATGTTATTAGATGGTTAGACAGAACTTTGATTAAGCTATGTCAAAAGTACGCCGACTATAACAAAGATGATCCTCAATCCTTCAGGTTGGCTCCAAATTTCTCGCTATATCCTCAATTCACCTATTATTTAAGAAGGTCCCAATTCTTAAGTGTCTTTAACAATTCTCCGGATGAAACTGCATTTTATAGACATATTTTCACAAGAGAGGATACGACTAATTCTTTAATTATGATTCAACCTACTCTAACTTCTTTCTCAATGGAGGATGACCCACAACCTGTCTTGCTGGATTCTATTTCTGTCAAACCCAATACCATCCTATTATTAGatacatttttcttcatcttaATATACCACGGTGAACAGATCGCCCAGTGGAGAAAAGCCGGTTACCAAGACGATCCACAATACGCAGATTTCAAAGCTCTTCTAGAAGAACCAAAACTAGAAGCCGCAGAATTGTTAGTAGATAGGTTCCCACTACCAAGATTCATTGACACTGAGGCCGGTGGTTCCCAAGCCAGATTCTTGTTATCTAAATTGAACCCATCTGATAACTATCAAGACATGGCCCGCGGGGGGTCTACAATTGTCTTGACTGATGATGTGTCCTTACAAAATTTCATGACTCACTTACAACAAGTAGCCGTCTCTGGTCAAGCATAG
- the SMX3 gene encoding mRNA splicing protein SMX3 (Core Sm protein Sm F~similar to YPR182W) — MSESSDISAMQPVNPKPFLKGLVNHRVGVKLKFNNTEYRGTLVSTDNYFNLQLNEAEEFVAGVSHGTLGEIFIRCNNVLYIRELPN, encoded by the coding sequence ATGAGCGAGAGCAGTGATATTAGCGCGATGCAGCCAGTGAACCCGAAACCGTTCCTCAAGGGCCTGGTCAACCATCGTGTGGGCGTCAAGCTTAAGTTCAACAACACCGAATACAGAGGTACGCTTGTGTCCACGGACAACTACTTTAACCTGCAACTGAACGAAGCAGAAGAGTTCGTCGCGGGTGTCTCGCACGGCACTCTAGGGGAGATCTTCATCCGCTGCAATAATGTGCTCTACATCAGGGAGCTGCCGAATTAA
- the DPM1 gene encoding dolichyl-phosphate beta-D-mannosyltransferase (Dolichol phosphate mannose (Dol-P-Man) synthase of the ER membrane~similar to YPR183W), with the protein MSIEYSVIVPAYHEKLNIKPLTTRLFAGMSPEMAKKTELIFVDDNSQDGSVEEVDSLAHKGYNVRIIVRTNERGLSSAVLKGFYEAKGQYLVCMDADLQHPPETVPKLFESLHDHAFTLGTRYAPGVGIDKDWPMYRRVISSTARMMARPLTIASDPMSGFFGLQKKYLENCNPKDINSQGFKIALELLAKLPLPRDPRVAIGEVPFTFGVRTEGESKLSGKVIIQYLQQLKELYVFKFGANNLILFITFWSILFFYVCYQLYHLVF; encoded by the coding sequence ATGAGCATTGAATACTCTGTTATCGTTCCTGCCTACCATGAAAAGCTAAACATCAAACCCTTGACAACCAGACTGTTTGCCGGCATGAGCCCTGAAATGGCCAAGAAGACCGAGTTGATCTTTGTCGACGACAACTCGCAGGACGGCTCCGTTGAGGAGGTCGACTCCCTAGCGCACAAAGGCTACAACGTCCGCATCATTGTCAGGACCAATGAGCGCGGTCTATCTTCTGCCGTTCTTAAGGGTTTCTACGAGGCCAAGGGCCAGTACCTGGTGTGCATGGATGCAGACCTACAACACCCTCCCGAGACCGTGCCCAAATTGTTCGAGTCTTTGCACGATCACGCCTTCACTCTGGGTACCAGATACGCCCCAGGCGTCGGTATCGACAAGGACTGGCCTATGTACAGACGCGTCATTTCTTCCACTGCTAGGATGATGGCCAGACCTTTGACCATCGCCTCCGACCCCATGAGTGGGTTTTTCGGCCTACAAAAGAAGTACCTCGAGAACTGCAACCCTAAGGACATCAACTCGCAAGGTTTCAAGATTGCCCTTGAGCTTCTAGCCAAGCTTCCTCTACCAAGGGACCCTAGAGTGGCAATCGGCGAAGTGCCATTCACCTTCGGTGTGAGAACAGAAGGTGAGTCCAAGCTGTCAGGTAAAGTCATTATCCAATATTTGCAACAACTCAAGGAGCTCTACGTCTTCAAGTTTGGCGCCAACAACCTTATCCTCTTCATTACTTTCTGGTCCATTCTGTTCTTCTACGTTTGCTACCAACTATACCATTTGGTCTTTTAA